The following coding sequences are from one Rathayibacter sp. VKM Ac-2760 window:
- a CDS encoding phosphoenolpyruvate carboxykinase (GTP) yields MTAPTAVAAPIVPPAPLALRRWVRETAALLQPDAIEWIDGSPAEWYRLTGRMVEEGKLIALNPEWRPGSFLARTDPDDVARVEDRTFTCTTDEADAGPTNNWREASAMKAELAPHFAGSMRGRTLYVVPFSMGPVGGPLSQLGVQLTDSAYAALNMRIMARVGAEPLAAFTEETAFVRGVHSVGFPLRDADGTTREDVAWPCNATKYITQFPETREIWSFGSGYGGNALLAKKCFALRIASAMGREEGWLAEHMLLIRIVSPEGRRYHVAAAFPSACGKTNLAMLQPTIPGWRVETLGDDITWMKKGEDGRLWAMNPETGFFGVAPGTGQSSNPNAVHTLWGNTIFTNVALREDGDVWWEGLTDEVPERLTDWRGEPWTPASGTPAAHPNARFTAPAEQCPTLSGDWDAFDGVPLDAIVFGGRRASNVPLVTQATSWQHGVFLGATIASEKTAAAEGTVGELRRDPFAMLPFCGYNMADYFAHWLAVGADLGEKAPAIFQVNWFRKGADGSFLWPGFGENARVLQWLVRRIEGLAESRPSAIGDLPVSIDTHGLNLSAAAEEELFAVPIEAWLDECALTEEFFARFGDRLPPELTAELRALRLRLLAEELPTARAA; encoded by the coding sequence ATGACCGCACCGACCGCGGTCGCCGCGCCGATCGTCCCGCCCGCGCCGCTCGCCCTGCGCCGCTGGGTGCGCGAGACGGCCGCGCTCCTCCAGCCCGACGCGATCGAGTGGATCGACGGCTCCCCCGCCGAGTGGTACCGCCTCACCGGCCGCATGGTCGAGGAGGGCAAGCTGATCGCCCTCAACCCGGAGTGGCGGCCCGGCTCGTTCCTCGCCCGCACCGACCCCGACGACGTCGCCCGGGTCGAGGACCGCACCTTCACCTGCACCACCGACGAGGCCGACGCCGGCCCGACCAACAACTGGCGCGAGGCGTCCGCGATGAAGGCGGAGCTCGCCCCGCACTTCGCCGGCTCGATGCGCGGCCGGACGCTGTACGTCGTCCCGTTCTCGATGGGCCCGGTCGGCGGGCCGCTCTCGCAGCTCGGCGTGCAGCTGACCGACTCCGCCTACGCCGCGCTGAACATGCGGATCATGGCCCGCGTCGGCGCGGAGCCGCTCGCCGCCTTCACCGAGGAGACCGCCTTCGTCCGCGGCGTGCACTCGGTCGGCTTCCCGCTCCGCGACGCCGACGGCACGACCCGCGAGGACGTCGCCTGGCCGTGCAACGCGACGAAGTACATCACCCAGTTCCCGGAGACCCGCGAGATCTGGTCGTTCGGCTCCGGCTACGGCGGCAACGCGCTGCTGGCGAAGAAGTGCTTCGCCCTGCGGATCGCCTCGGCGATGGGCCGCGAGGAGGGCTGGCTCGCGGAGCACATGCTGCTCATCCGCATCGTCTCGCCCGAGGGTCGCCGCTACCACGTGGCGGCGGCGTTCCCGAGTGCGTGCGGCAAGACCAACCTCGCGATGCTGCAGCCGACGATCCCCGGCTGGCGCGTCGAGACCCTCGGCGACGACATCACCTGGATGAAGAAGGGCGAGGACGGCCGCCTGTGGGCGATGAATCCCGAGACCGGCTTCTTCGGCGTCGCGCCGGGCACCGGGCAGAGCAGCAACCCCAACGCCGTGCACACCCTCTGGGGCAACACGATCTTCACCAACGTCGCGCTCCGCGAGGACGGTGACGTCTGGTGGGAGGGCCTCACCGACGAGGTCCCCGAGCGGCTGACCGACTGGCGCGGGGAGCCGTGGACGCCCGCCTCCGGCACGCCCGCCGCGCACCCCAACGCCCGGTTCACGGCGCCGGCCGAGCAGTGCCCGACGCTCTCCGGCGACTGGGACGCCTTCGACGGCGTTCCGCTGGACGCGATCGTCTTCGGCGGCCGGCGCGCGAGCAACGTGCCGCTGGTGACCCAGGCCACCTCGTGGCAGCACGGCGTCTTCCTCGGCGCGACCATCGCGTCCGAGAAGACGGCCGCGGCGGAGGGGACGGTCGGCGAGCTGCGCCGCGACCCGTTCGCGATGCTGCCGTTCTGCGGCTACAACATGGCCGACTACTTCGCGCACTGGCTCGCGGTCGGCGCGGACCTCGGCGAGAAGGCGCCCGCGATCTTCCAGGTCAACTGGTTCCGCAAGGGAGCCGACGGCTCCTTCCTCTGGCCCGGCTTCGGCGAGAACGCGCGGGTGCTGCAGTGGCTCGTCCGCCGGATCGAGGGGCTCGCGGAGTCGAGGCCCAGCGCGATCGGCGACCTGCCGGTGTCGATCGACACGCACGGGCTGAACCTCTCGGCCGCGGCGGAGGAGGAGCTCTTCGCGGTGCCGATCGAGGCGTGGCTCGACGAGTGCGCGCTCACCGAGGAGTTCTTCGCCCGCTTCGGCGACCGCCTGCCGCCCGAGCTGACCGCCGAGCTCCGGGCGCTGCGACTCCGGCTGCTCGCCGAGGAGCTGCCCACGGCCCGCGCGGCCTGA
- a CDS encoding class I SAM-dependent methyltransferase has protein sequence MPSDATPSAPDTGLGRSFGSAVDAYDRGRPGYPDDAVDWLVGHAPARVAGAFVPERARAAGADASDRVRVADLGAGTGKFTASLVARGLDVTAVEPDAAMLERLSAQLPSVRSLAGTAEAIPVPDASVELVTAAQSWHWVDAERASAEVARVLVPGGVLALVWNIRDETVPWVRRLGEVAGSSTAERFETVHPPLGSALERLAYAEFDWSFELDRPALLDMFASRSYVIAMAPEERAAVLAAVAEVVDALPGDRVAMPYATRVTLARRAS, from the coding sequence ATGCCCTCCGACGCGACACCCTCCGCTCCCGACACCGGCCTCGGCCGCTCCTTCGGCTCCGCCGTCGACGCCTACGACCGCGGGCGGCCGGGCTACCCGGACGACGCGGTGGACTGGCTCGTCGGGCACGCGCCGGCGCGGGTGGCGGGCGCCTTCGTGCCCGAGCGCGCGCGGGCGGCCGGAGCGGACGCCTCCGACCGGGTGCGCGTCGCGGACCTCGGCGCGGGCACCGGCAAGTTCACCGCGTCGCTCGTGGCGCGCGGGCTCGACGTGACCGCCGTCGAGCCGGACGCGGCGATGCTGGAGCGGCTGAGCGCTCAGCTGCCGTCGGTGCGGTCGCTCGCGGGGACGGCCGAGGCGATCCCGGTGCCGGACGCCTCCGTCGAGCTCGTCACCGCCGCGCAGTCCTGGCACTGGGTCGACGCCGAGCGCGCGAGCGCCGAGGTCGCGCGGGTGCTCGTGCCGGGAGGCGTGCTCGCGCTGGTCTGGAACATCCGCGACGAGACCGTGCCGTGGGTGCGGCGGCTCGGCGAGGTCGCCGGGTCCTCGACCGCCGAGCGCTTCGAGACCGTGCACCCGCCGCTCGGCTCGGCGCTCGAGCGCCTGGCGTACGCCGAGTTCGACTGGTCCTTCGAGCTCGACCGGCCGGCCCTGCTCGACATGTTCGCGTCGCGCAGCTACGTGATCGCGATGGCTCCGGAGGAGCGCGCCGCGGTGCTCGCCGCCGTCGCCGAGGTCGTCGACGCGCTGCCCGGCGACCGCGTCGCGATGCCGTACGCCACCCGCGTGACGCTCGCCCGCCGCGCGTCGTAG
- a CDS encoding acyl-CoA thioesterase has protein sequence MDDRITLRFLAAPQDATADGRSAQAGRVLEWIDKAGYACAVGWSGGYCVTAYVGNVHFTRPIAVGNLIEASAQVIHTGRTSMHVLVRVAQADPRTGRYEAATHCLLIFVAVDEEKRPRPVPEWTPRTIEDLALAEGAAARIDGRRALHEVMRAQDYTGAGTGPRIVFRFLAAPGDVNWGGNAHGGIVMRWIDEAANAVAQGWSGRDAVAVYSGGIHFYRPVRIGHLVEVEARLIHTGPRSMHLAIHVRSGDPRTGELALTTQCMSVLVVRGDDGAAEAVPALEAQNDEDRRLDEHARELIRLRAALPALPVGVAATLA, from the coding sequence ATGGACGACCGCATCACCCTCCGCTTCCTCGCCGCGCCGCAGGACGCGACCGCCGACGGCCGCAGCGCCCAGGCCGGCCGCGTGCTCGAGTGGATCGACAAGGCCGGCTACGCCTGCGCCGTCGGCTGGAGCGGCGGCTACTGCGTGACCGCCTACGTCGGCAACGTGCACTTCACCCGGCCGATCGCGGTCGGCAATCTGATCGAGGCCAGCGCGCAGGTCATCCACACCGGCCGCACGAGCATGCACGTGCTGGTCCGGGTCGCCCAGGCCGACCCGCGCACCGGGCGCTACGAGGCGGCGACGCACTGCCTCCTGATCTTCGTCGCGGTGGACGAGGAGAAGCGCCCCCGCCCGGTCCCGGAGTGGACCCCGCGCACGATCGAGGACCTCGCCCTGGCCGAGGGCGCCGCCGCCCGCATCGACGGCCGCCGCGCGCTGCACGAGGTGATGCGCGCCCAGGACTACACCGGGGCGGGCACCGGCCCGCGGATCGTCTTCCGCTTCCTCGCCGCTCCCGGCGACGTCAACTGGGGCGGCAACGCCCACGGCGGCATCGTGATGCGCTGGATCGACGAGGCCGCGAACGCCGTCGCCCAGGGCTGGAGCGGCCGCGACGCGGTCGCCGTCTACTCCGGTGGCATCCACTTCTACCGGCCGGTGCGGATCGGCCACCTCGTCGAGGTCGAGGCGCGGCTCATCCACACCGGCCCGCGCTCTATGCACCTCGCCATCCACGTGCGCTCGGGTGACCCGCGGACCGGCGAGCTCGCGCTGACCACGCAGTGCATGAGCGTCCTCGTGGTGCGCGGCGACGACGGCGCGGCCGAGGCCGTGCCGGCGCTCGAGGCGCAGAACGACGAGGACCGCCGGCTGGACGAGCACGCCCGCGAGCTGATCCGCCTGCGCGCCGCGCTGCCGGCGCTGCCGGTCGGCGTCGCGGCGACGCTCGCCTGA
- a CDS encoding helix-turn-helix transcriptional regulator translates to MLGQRIRHFRTRRGLTLGQLAERVGVSGSQLSLIETGRREPRLSLMQGLATALGVELAALLSDEPPSERAALEIELARVQKGSLYRSLGLPEFKVNKGLTTPVLEAFLGVYRELARRKSEASATPEEARRANTAQRLQLRERNAHLPEIEAVAGEMLRTVGHRGGALTHSSVSKMARHLGFEIIHVGDLPHSARSVIDLANGRIYLPPASIPGGHGLRALALQAMAHRLLGHERPATYADFLRQRLEINYFAAACLMPLEPAVAFLEEAKRERDISVEDFRDGFGVTHEAAALRFTNLLTSHLDIRMHFLRVLGDGSIQKAYENDGLPLPTDVTGAVEGQTVCRYWSARSAFGRTNRTTEYYQYVDTPAGTFWSASQTGTTATEEFSITVGVPFAEARFFRGRDTDRREQSRCPDESCCRRAPAELAARWDGNAWPSARLHAHVLAPLPSGTFPGIDDAEVYAFLDTHARES, encoded by the coding sequence CTGCTCGGGCAGCGGATCCGGCACTTCCGCACCCGGCGCGGGCTGACCCTCGGGCAGCTCGCCGAGCGCGTCGGCGTCTCGGGCAGCCAGCTCTCGCTGATCGAGACCGGCCGCCGGGAGCCGCGGCTCTCCCTGATGCAGGGCCTCGCCACCGCGCTGGGCGTCGAGCTCGCCGCGCTGCTCTCCGACGAGCCGCCGAGCGAGCGCGCCGCCCTCGAGATCGAGCTGGCCCGGGTGCAGAAGGGCTCGCTCTACCGCTCGCTCGGCCTGCCCGAGTTCAAGGTGAACAAGGGACTCACCACCCCGGTGCTGGAGGCGTTCCTCGGGGTCTACCGCGAGCTGGCGCGACGGAAGAGCGAGGCCAGCGCGACACCGGAGGAGGCGCGGCGCGCCAACACCGCGCAGCGGCTCCAGCTGCGCGAGCGCAACGCCCACCTGCCCGAGATCGAGGCGGTCGCCGGCGAGATGCTCCGCACGGTCGGGCACCGCGGCGGCGCGCTGACCCACAGCTCGGTCTCGAAGATGGCGCGGCACCTCGGCTTCGAGATCATCCACGTCGGCGACCTGCCGCACTCCGCTCGCTCGGTGATCGACCTCGCCAACGGGCGGATCTACCTGCCGCCCGCCTCGATCCCCGGCGGGCACGGGCTGCGGGCGCTCGCGCTGCAGGCGATGGCGCACCGACTGCTCGGCCACGAGCGCCCCGCCACCTACGCCGACTTCCTCCGCCAGCGCCTCGAGATCAACTACTTCGCGGCCGCCTGCCTGATGCCGCTCGAGCCGGCTGTGGCGTTCCTCGAGGAGGCCAAGCGCGAGCGCGACATCTCGGTCGAGGACTTCCGCGACGGCTTCGGCGTCACGCACGAGGCGGCGGCGCTGCGCTTCACCAACCTGCTGACCTCGCACCTCGACATCCGGATGCACTTCCTCCGCGTGCTCGGCGACGGCTCGATCCAGAAGGCCTACGAGAACGACGGCCTGCCGCTGCCGACCGACGTCACCGGCGCGGTCGAGGGGCAGACGGTCTGCCGCTACTGGTCCGCGCGGTCGGCCTTCGGCCGCACCAACCGCACCACGGAGTACTACCAGTACGTGGACACGCCGGCCGGCACCTTCTGGTCGGCCTCGCAGACCGGGACCACCGCGACGGAGGAGTTCTCGATCACCGTCGGGGTGCCCTTCGCCGAGGCGCGCTTCTTCCGCGGCCGCGACACCGACCGCCGCGAGCAGTCCCGCTGCCCCGACGAGTCCTGCTGCCGCCGCGCCCCCGCCGAGCTCGCCGCGCGCTGGGACGGCAACGCCTGGCCGAGCGCCCGCCTGCACGCGCACGTCCTCGCCCCGCTGCCCTCCGGCACCTTCCCCGGCATCGACGACGCCGAGGTCTACGCCTTCCTCGACACCCACGCCCGCGAGTCCTGA
- the aroQ gene encoding type II 3-dehydroquinate dehydratase, with protein MKILVVNGPNLNLLGTREPAVYGSDTLADAEALAARTAARLGVEVEFFQSNSEGAIIDRLHAARGTAAGLVLNIGAYTHTSIAIRDAVLATELPLVEVHVSNVHRREEFRQHSYLSDIAVAVIVGAGIAGYGYAVDVLARTLGAAAADA; from the coding sequence GTGAAGATCCTCGTCGTCAACGGCCCGAACCTGAATCTGCTCGGCACCCGCGAGCCCGCGGTCTACGGCTCCGACACGCTCGCCGACGCGGAGGCGCTCGCCGCCCGCACTGCGGCGCGGCTCGGCGTCGAGGTCGAGTTCTTCCAGAGCAACTCGGAGGGCGCGATCATCGACCGCCTGCACGCGGCGCGCGGCACCGCCGCCGGCCTCGTGCTCAACATCGGTGCCTACACCCACACCTCGATCGCGATCCGCGACGCCGTGCTCGCGACCGAGCTGCCGCTGGTGGAGGTGCACGTGAGCAACGTGCACCGGCGCGAGGAGTTCCGGCAGCACTCCTACCTCTCCGACATCGCCGTCGCCGTGATCGTCGGCGCCGGCATCGCGGGCTACGGCTACGCGGTCGACGTCCTGGCGCGCACCCTGGGGGCCGCGGCGGCCGACGCGTAG